The following are from one region of the Camarhynchus parvulus chromosome 3, STF_HiC, whole genome shotgun sequence genome:
- the MEMO1 gene encoding protein MEMO1 isoform X1 yields the protein MSNRVLCREASHAGSWYTASGPQLNAQLEGWLSQVQSTKRPARAIIAPHAGYTYCGSCAAHAYKQVDPNITRKIFILGPSHHVPLSRCALSSVDIYRTPLYDLRIDQKIYAELWKTGMFERMSLQTDEDEHSIEMHLPYTAKAMESHKDEFTIIPVLVGALSESKEQEFGKLFSKYLADPSNLFVVSSDFCHWGQRFRYSYYDESQGEIYRSIEHLDKMGMSIIEQLDPVSFSNYLKKYHNTICGRHPIGVLLNAINELQKNGMNMSFSFLNYAQSSQCRNWQDSSVSYAAGALMVH from the exons GACCCCAGCTGAATGCACAGCTAGAAGGTTGGCTTTCTCAAGTACAGTCCACAAAAAGACCTGCAAGAGCCATTATTGCACC CCACGCAGGATATACCTACTGTGGATCTTGTGCAGCCCATGCTTACAAACAAGTGGATCCCAATATCAC CCgaaaaatttttattcttgggCCTTCCCATCACGTGCCCCTCTCCCGATGTGCACTTTCCAGTGTGGACATTTACAGAACACCTCTGTATGACCTTCGAATTGACCAAAAGA TTTATGCAGAATTGTGGAAGACTGGAATGTTTGAGCGCATGTCCCTACAGACAGACGAAGATGAACACAGTATTGAAATGCATTTGCCTTACACTGCTAAAGCCATGGAAAG CCATAAGGATGAGTTTACTATTATTCCTGTGTTGGTCGGAGCACTGAGTGAGTCaaaagagcaggaatttggAAAACTCTTCAGTAAATACCTAGCTGATCCTAGTAATCTCTTTGTGGTTTCTTCTGACTTTTGCCATTGGG gTCAGAGGTTCCGTTACAGTTACTATGATGAATCCCAAGGAGAAATTTATAGATCCATTGAGCACCTAGATAAAATG GGTATGAGCATTATAGAGCAGCTAGATCCTGTATCTTTTAGCAATTACTTGAAGAAATACCATAATACAATATGTGGAAGACATCCTATTGGAGTGCTATTAAAC gCTATCAACGAGCTCCAGAAGAATGGAATGAATATgagcttttcatttttgaatTACGCTCAGTCGAGCCAGTGTCGAAACTGGCAAGACAGCTCAGTGAGTTATGCAGCTGGAGCACTTATGGTCCACTGA
- the MEMO1 gene encoding protein MEMO1 isoform X2 — protein MLTNKWIPISPEKFLFLGLPITCPSPDVHFPVWTFTEHLCMTFELTKRFMQNCGRLECLSACPYRQTKMNTVLKCICLTLLKPWKGQRFRYSYYDESQGEIYRSIEHLDKMGMSIIEQLDPVSFSNYLKKYHNTICGRHPIGVLLNAINELQKNGMNMSFSFLNYAQSSQCRNWQDSSVSYAAGALMVH, from the exons ATGCTTACAAACAAGTGGATCCCAATATCAC CCgaaaaatttttattcttgggCCTTCCCATCACGTGCCCCTCTCCCGATGTGCACTTTCCAGTGTGGACATTTACAGAACACCTCTGTATGACCTTCGAATTGACCAAAAGA TTTATGCAGAATTGTGGAAGACTGGAATGTTTGAGCGCATGTCCCTACAGACAGACGAAGATGAACACAGTATTGAAATGCATTTGCCTTACACTGCTAAAGCCATGGAAAG gTCAGAGGTTCCGTTACAGTTACTATGATGAATCCCAAGGAGAAATTTATAGATCCATTGAGCACCTAGATAAAATG GGTATGAGCATTATAGAGCAGCTAGATCCTGTATCTTTTAGCAATTACTTGAAGAAATACCATAATACAATATGTGGAAGACATCCTATTGGAGTGCTATTAAAC gCTATCAACGAGCTCCAGAAGAATGGAATGAATATgagcttttcatttttgaatTACGCTCAGTCGAGCCAGTGTCGAAACTGGCAAGACAGCTCAGTGAGTTATGCAGCTGGAGCACTTATGGTCCACTGA